The DNA window ACAAGCTCTTTCATTGTAACTTCATATGTATATTGAGAAATTCAATGTAATTACAGAATTCACTGCAGTATAATATGTTTTCTAACTTGTAAACTTTACATCTTATGTAATAAACACCACccaataaaagctttttttcccaTGTTTCCACTGGCGTAGCTTGAATGAGAGAAAACTAAACTTTTGGAGAATATAATGTGGTTTTTAAATGTGGCTCCAGATCAACTTTTCAATTTGTGTGAACATGAACTTATCATGCACATCATCTTGGCGCTGGTCTTTGTCTATGAAATTCTCCTAGCTTATTTTTCCCACCTCACCCACTCAAACTTCTTAACTCCCACCTAGACAACTAAAGCTCAACTTCAATTTCATGCACATTAAGTCAGAAAACCACGTTACAAACTTTGGAGTtttcatatatttgtatttccatacaaagaaacaacaataaaaaacataatagaGAGCAAATGCCAGTAGGTTGGCTGAAGAGTGCTACTTCACGAATGCaggtatcaaaaaaaaaaaaaaaaaaaaaaaaaaaaaaaccaaacaggtGCTCTTTGGATCCAAGGACATATCATGAGACCAACAAAAAGTTAGACTTGTACTTTCCTTTGAAATCAATAagtcataataaaaaaataaattaatttaaaaaataccaaGGCACACTACTTTGCAAAacttaaaaagcctttaataaaTGGCTGACATATATAGTTGCTAAGCCCAtttattaaaggctttttaacttTTGTAAAGCAGTGTgccttggttttttttttggttgactTATTGATCACAAAGCAAAGTACAAGTCTAACCACTCTCTTTTATTGGTCTcacgataaaaaaaaacaaaaaaacaatacatgatAAAACTCTCTGGAGAAACTCAAAGCAGGACTTCCtcaacttaaaaaaagaaaagttattcATAATGTGAGCAGAGACCCCAACCACCGATTGCTGGTAgcacttcattttacagccacatTTACCTGCTACTTACCAGTAGGCCCAGTTAGTTCCAAGTAGCATTGAGATTTAAGTTATATTCAACTGATACATATGCAAACTTTATTGTTTGAGTTACCTCTTAATACATGTGGGAAAACTGTCACTATTCTCAACTAAAACCCAGTTTTCCTTCCCCATTTATGACAAGAACTCTTTTAACAGAAATGAAAGTAATAGACCAAAAACACAGCTCATTATccatcatttaaaagaaaagaaaaaaaaaaaaaggaatcactgctacagaaaatgaagagggaaggaaggatgCAAGTCTAAGAATGACACAACAGTAACCAACAGTTGTAGAGTTCTTTGCTCACACCAGACATGGACACGTAAAAACGCCTAAAAATTAAGACATCTATTGCATGTAAACAAGAACTATCTCAAACTTAAAAGAGTTCTGTTGATATAGACATGCTAGTTCAAATTGTCCCCTCTGAAACACCTTGATGAATCACACACCACCAATTATTGGAGGGAAGCTGAATGTTGTAAAAAGCAACTTAGTATCGCCCTGCGAAAAGAAAATAGGAAATATATATTAGCACATGTAAAGGTCAGTGCATTACTAATAAAATTCTAGCAGCTTTCACCAGTGATTACAGTACAGGAATCTGTTTAAATATGCATACAAAGAGCAGTCTGACTTCATGTCTAAATAATGACACAATAGTTAAGCAAGTACTGTATGCTTCACACTTACGTGGGCTGTAGGAGCGGGACCGTGAGCGAGACCTGTATCGACTGTAGTAGGGTGATGGAGAGCGCTTGCGACTGcaaggagacaaagaaaaatttTAAATGTTCTCCCACGTAATAGTGCAACACTGGCTTTGTACTCACAAATTATTACTCACCTATACCTATAGTCATACTCGTCATATCTGTCGTAGCGGTCATAGCCACGATCATAATAGGAGTCTCTCCCcctcctgctgctgccgccgccaccgccgccgccgccacctcCACCATTGCTGTTGAAATAAGAACATAAAAAGGCCATGACTTCCAGGAATCTTATCTCTTGAGAAACATGGCACCATGTCAAAACAGATAGAAATTGTTAaattttaacaatgtgtttCAAGAAAAGATGCACAATTAGATATACAACAGTGATATGAGAGAGCGCTGACCTCAGAACAATACACCTTGCATCCCATTTCTCTACTCCTGACTACTCAAATGTACAGTCATATGCAACTATGTGATGTATATCTACTGCCACATACTAGGTAAAGAGAACTTGACATTTGTGTTGATCTTACTGAGTTGGACGGCCCATATATATTCCTGGTGTGGGGGTATGGGGACGTTTGGTAATGGAATAATCCACTCTGATGCGTCTCCCGTCCAACTCCATGCCGTTGGCTCGCTCCATTGCCTAGGGAACACAAGAGGGATGAGGAGACATAGATGTTATCATATTATTGCAAGCTCTTTGgtaaaaattattaaattcaCAAAAGACCACCTACAGTACATTACACACAGTAACCCATTTCTAGGGATGCATGGCTCTAAGATGAGGTAATTTGTGGCAAGGCAGACACCTAGTGGTGAACTCAGGTAATCACACCTAAATAAAGACTAAACACtatcagagaggaagagacctTTGAACCTGCATGTACTGCAAATATAAAAAAGTGCTAAGCAGGCAACAATAATTGCAAAGACTATGCTTAACACTTTATACTAATACTCTTCACTCCTGGTTCTCACCGGCAGCCATGCAGCAGCCCTCTTATTCTAGCCATCTAATCATGGGATATTTTACACTTTGGACGACAGATGAATCAAATTaactacagtaccagtcaaaagttagGACACaacttcccattcacttgaatgagaaagtgtgtctaaacttGGCACTGACTGGTACtgtgcataaaaacacagaaaacaaatgacTCTCCAGGACCAGGCCTGAAGATCATTGGCTATCTGATGagtaaataaaaccacaaacatttcCCATACCTCTTTAGAATCCTCAAGTCTCTCAAAGTAAACAAAGGCAAAGCCCCGGGAGCGACCTGTGCGCTGGTCGTACACCACATTGACCCCGGCCAGAGGACCATAGCGCGAAAACACCTCCCTCAGGTCACGCTCTGTGGTGTACAGGCTCAAGCCAAACACCCCCAAACATGTACTGGGGTCAGGGTTCGCCTGGAAGGGTCAACAACAGAGAGTCAGAGGTGATGATGTGGTTTACCGCATCTACCCATCTAATGTTTTGCATACTAAATCCAGTGAATGGATTTTGTATGCAAAACATTAGATGCTTCTTCATCCACAGgcaacattttacatgtttaatgCACTGGTTACAtttccaaaacacaaatatagaaaacaacAAGGCACAAggaaaatatattcatatataaaaaatatataatgtatatacagAATTATATAATAACatagaaaatatataattaattagatactactaaaaaaaaaggtaaaagatcTATATAGAAGTTAATAATGGCTACAAGAACTTTTCCCTCCAAGCATCTTCAAATGAACCAGACCATCAGAAAATGCTCAGTGGGTAAACTATGACAGCTTTAATAACCCCTTAAACAGCTTTCAAAAAGATACCCCTGGGAGACTTATACATAGTACAAAACCATTTCATTTGCCTCCCACTTGCTTTGAAAACCACACCTAATTCCTCTTTTCCACACAGACCTTTTACAGCAGTAGTGTACTACAAACATCATTGAGCTTACACAAACTGTAGTAAAACATGGTGCTGCaagaaaatgtttcattcaTTGTATGACGTTCTACACCAAATGGTGgatcatgaaaatgtattcactttatcctttgatttattttttttactacctGTTGCAATATATTACTAAACATCAGTATTTCCaggtgtaaaataaatattttcaaaacataTGTGACTTTTCATTAATTAcgataatacaaaaatattagcCTTAATATTAGTTCATGTTTTTGCCAAGTACTGATAAGCTGTCTTATACCCACTTTGCACCAATGTTTACCTTGATAAAGGATTGATACTACAAGTGCAGTCAATTTATTGATAAATGTCATTTCAAACAGGTCCATCTTTATATGTGCCAGGTAGTGAGTGTCCTTTTTCACCAAGCAACCTATTTTGCAAATACAGGTGTGACCCTGATTGCAAATATGTGTTTGACCCAATTTCAAGGTAGGTCATCCATGCATGCAGCTGGACAAGGGTCTTGGTATAAAGTGGTAGGATATATTGTGCACTCCTGCCCAATTTTTCAAGCAATGGTGTATTgaggaaaagttaaaaaaaaacaaaaaaacaacactttaacTTGACAGATGGCCCATCCAATGAGCACTGCAGTGAtggttgtttttattgcaaACCAGCCACATGTCTGAATATAACATGATCCATTTCATTTCCACTGGGTTTCATGTCACCCTTTATCCTTGATCTAGTATTACACTCAGGGAATCCCCCTTtgacccacacacaaacattacattGCTCTTTCCCAAAATATGTCAGAAGGTCCACATACCCTAATATCAGCATCACCGCTATGACTGCATGCTTCTTTTGTGAAGTCATGGCTCTGTTGATATAATGAAAGGAGGGGAGGGTGAAACAAAGGGGTTATTAAATGTCATGTCAAAGTGGTTTCCCACAGCATTCATCACAATCATATCAAAAATTACTTCCTcacaaatagaaaatacaaattagCTTCCTCTTGATTTTAAACTAAGTGTCAAGTTAATCATAAAATACttgtaaatgtttgtaataATACAACTCAAATCCATATGCAAAACCGTTCAGTTTGTTTAACACATCCAAGTTATTTTGTTTGCTATGGCCAAATTTATctaaatgaaaagataaaaaagtgCTGACACTGTAAGATGCTAAATGGAAAACAGTTTTGGGGAGATCAAAATGTCATGACTAACatgatataaatgtgtgtgagcATACACAAAGTGTCTATTGGCTCTCCATCTATGGCCTACTGTACATTGCCCTATCTTCAGATCTCTTCACACTCACCCTGCTGCCAGTGTGACGGCGGCGGTTCGACATCGGGGAGGTGCTCTGGCTCCTCCTGCGCCGGTATTCAGGACTGTAGGAACGAGAGCGAGACTTCCTTCGGTGGGAATATGACCGAGAGCGTGAGCGGCTACAGCGCCGGTTTGAGTGCCGCCTAGAACGAGACCTGAATAGGAGGCGgtagaagaggagagaaggaaaacaaaaaccctGTAACCTTGTGACATATTTCAGCCTGTAATgagcatttttttgtttgcaatATGATGTGATCACAATATAACAAAAGGTAAttgtaaaaacagcaacatacCTTGATTTTGACCGAGAGTGGGATCTGGACTCAGAGCGTTTGGATGCTCGGGATGGGCTCGGGGAGCCGGACCTGCTCTCCGACTTGACCCGAGCTGGACTCCCACGATCCGATTTAGATGGGGAGCGAGACCCCTATTGCCACAGCAGCATGTTAACAACTTTCTCAtggacaaataaatgtatttcttacacagaaaaaaacagtcaagCACAGAGTAATGACATGTGGTAAGTAAGTTGCACATAAACCTGTCTAAAATCTACAGCTTATGTACTGTGGAGGAAAGGGTTAGTAAACTTATCATCTCAATTAATAAATCTTTGGTTTACAATAAGATATAATATTAACCATATACAACAGTGTACATGACAGGTCTATTTCCATGTCCACCTGGGCCATcaagggaaaaaataaaacatgcattttcatgttacAAAAAGAGAGCAAGGTAAAGAAAAGACATTTGTGACACAAGCAGTATATTTACTTAACCTAGGGACACATTCATTCTTCCAGATTCTTTACACGCTACTCCCTTCTCTCGGGATTTCTATccttcttcattcttcttttttcagttttctcattttctgattccaggtctgtttttcctctcttcacCCAAACTGAAACCAGTTTTCATTTTAGCCATTACACTGCAAGCGCTTCTATCTGACACCAATCTTCCGTCacattttcctccctttccacTTCTATGTTCTGctctgtaaatgttttcattagcCTTCTTTTATCTTGACAATTTTCTTCATCATTCTTGGATAAAACTCTTCAAATCCTTCACGATCAATAACCttaatgaaaaaagaacattCAATAAAATTAAGATCATAGGtttatgaaaaggaaaatatctttaatagaaaaaagataataaaacactgaatgcaGTAGTTACATGGTTGCTAAAAATAAGTATTTCAAAATGAGCACAACAATTTAAGTTAAAATGGTAACAAGTAAAGAGCTTAGACACATGTAGCTTTTCTTAATCAGAGCGTGAAAGTAGAGAAGGAAGAGTGGCTTAGGACTAATTACATTTCatatcaaacaaaaagaaaaactcgGGTTTCCAACGTGCATCAATGACTGTAGATAGCTTGTAATATAATTCATAAGCGAATCTGCCAGCTGCAGTAAAATGAACTGGGAATGCAAAATTATGACAACTTGCAAATACCGAGGTCTAACCCTGGTGGTGTTTTAAGCTAGCGGTAATTAGCTTGCTAGCAGAGCGCTGACCGtccatgtggaaaaaaaatgtatatatacactTTAATACACAAGTATTGTTGGCTTAAGGCAAAACCAATAAAAATGGCCGCCTCTCTAAAAGGTAACGATACCGCcaacaacacatgaaacttCAACGATAAACAGTTTATTTAGCGGTTCGTGTTCCCTGTCGGGCAGCCAcacgggagagagagagaaaggaagaaaaggggAGATATTCGATATAATTCAGTGTCACTGCTTACCCGTCCTTCATAGTTTCCGTCCTCAATGTCACTCATTTTTCAGTACAGCTAATACAACCAAAGTATTATAACAGAAATAACTTAGCACCGTGGTTTAacacaatgttttattctgctCGGTTGCTAACTAGAAGATGGCGCGTGAAGTGGCTGCTATGTTTATGTACTGCAGGGTCTGACGTCATCTCCCGTCTCGTCTCCTACGCCCCCTTCATGCGAGTGAACGTCTCGTAACCTCGCTGTAAGCTAGTGGAGTAGAGCTAGAAAATAACATGCAattactcaagtacaagtacctcaaaattgtacttaagtgttTGGGTAAATTGTTACTTTCCAGCACTGCCCATGACAAGACAAGGTTTAGCTTGTACGTAATGTCAAGTACCTCAGGGTTTTTTGCAGCGGGGCCAGTAAAACTTTCTGAGCTGAAAGTCCAACCATGCGCTCACCCACACACCTTACTTAAGGTCTCATGGAGGGTGCCCTCTCTGAGAACCACTGGCTGAATGTTTAGATAGACGCAAGTAAAACtggatttattgttttgtgaGTCATCTCATATCACAACTAAAACTATCTTCATCTCCTGAATGGCACTTTTGATCACATTTAATTTACAGGAAATACATAGAGGATctgatataaaaaataattcaaatggGTGGGACACTCATTTTTTCCATGGGGGCATTTTATTGGTAAAGTTATCTCACCTTTCTACTtaaacattatgaaataaagtACATGTAGGGTATCACTCAATAGAGACACAATCAAACCACAGTTTAATAATTCAGTCTAGCGGCTCTAACATACAGTTTAGTTTGTAATGTGAGCAACATTTTGAAGCAGAGTAAAAGGGCAATTATGACTACTAGTATATGTTTTCTTCAAATGACAAATGTTCTTcctcatattttattattccaTAAAGCACATTGCTTTTTTTATCTCACAAAATCCCCAAGTTGTACTGATGAAAGTATTGCCCACCTTTGTTGCTGAGGAATGAGTATTCCAGAGCTTGATGTCCACCTCCCTAAAATATCCCCTAATGTCCAAGTTGGATTAGCCCAGTATTTTTAGAAAATCTCTATAGAGTCACAGTGCAACATGAACCCTGAACATGTGTAAGCAGCAGGTCAGTCATCTTAACAGCACCACAGGGCTAAATACCGACCTCGCAGTACATTCAATCCATTCTACATCTGAACTGAAACAACTCCCAAAGCAAGATAAAGGAACTAAAGCATTGGATTTCGA is part of the Thunnus albacares chromosome 19, fThuAlb1.1, whole genome shotgun sequence genome and encodes:
- the tra2a gene encoding transformer-2 protein homolog alpha encodes the protein MSDIEDGNYEGRGSRSPSKSDRGSPARVKSESRSGSPSPSRASKRSESRSHSRSKSRSRSRRHSNRRCSRSRSRSYSHRRKSRSRSYSPEYRRRRSQSTSPMSNRRRHTGSRSHDFTKEACSHSGDADIRANPDPSTCLGVFGLSLYTTERDLREVFSRYGPLAGVNVVYDQRTGRSRGFAFVYFERLEDSKEAMERANGMELDGRRIRVDYSITKRPHTPTPGIYMGRPTHNGGGGGGGGGGGSSRRGRDSYYDRGYDRYDRYDEYDYRYSRKRSPSPYYSRYRSRSRSRSYSPRRY